In Solanum pennellii chromosome 3, SPENNV200, a single window of DNA contains:
- the LOC107014318 gene encoding protein virilizer homolog translates to MGRPEPHVIYSHTFNHPQLDEYVDEVLFAEPVVVSSCEIVEQNAPSACSSLKIVGATSPPSFALEVFVHCEGETRFRRLCQPFLYSHSSSNVLEVEAIVTNHLVVRGSYRSLTLVVYGNTTEDLGQFNIDVDLDGSLANTVSVVEGDLEDLPPALRPNNLSTEQTLSSLKSLSLKSIPLAIPLELRQLLQLTLRMLESPEFGVMKNKVLTSLLSVASIYATPCFPSTTTMHEQLGLDKLVFNQEAQFAIAEAKKELLEMYNSFIFQPGDHSVEFSTDAMLVESEIEDAAPKQLLDSLSHYFKFGSSPDAASHREVSKRENMVLCLSLALLVSSARESCYHFVNSGGMEQLDYAFSSSLLNSNALKLLHLGVIEQATRHSVGCEGFLGWWPREGENIPSGTSERYNQLLKLLLLHNQRHDVASLATYILHRLRFYEVSSRYECSILSVLGGLSGSGQATSATLVDILASAKNLLKNLLKLINSSGPIEDPSPVACASKSLVLGDSGQLLYNSTSNLITQSSCCFSNNDMDQHLLSLLKERGFFPLSAALLSSSALWSHAACTIDLFVDILSYFEAIVLSLLSTRSGLIFLGRDPEVATIIIHALRGADTWKKEESISLRHASVLISKGYFCHPRDVALIIEMHLKAITAIDRLVTSSPDSEDLLWTVWQLCSLSRSDCGRQALLALVHFPEALSALIAILHSVKELDPVSPNSGAPPLNLAIFHSTAEILEVIVSDSSASSLGSWIGHAKELHRVLHSSSPGSSKKDAPARLLDWIDASVVYHRSGAIGLLRYTAILASGGDAHMASTSVLASDGMDVDNVIGDSSCTDGNIIENMLGKRITERDFPGVVLRDSSIVQLTTAFRILAFISDNSAVTAALYDEGAVMVIHAVLINCRLMLERSSNIYDYLVDEGTECNSTSDLLLERNREQTLLDLLIPSLVLLINLLQKLKEAKEQHRNTKLLNALLQLHREVSPKLAACAADISYPYPSFALGFQAACDLLVSALACWPVYGWTPGLFNFLLDSLHATSVLALGPKEICSLLCILNDLFAEEGVWLWENGTPTLSVLRTLAVRTLLGPKKEKEINWFLQTGLREKLLGQLKPHLGKIAQIILCCSTSTLVVIQDMLRVFIIRIACIGGDNASVLLRPMVLWIGDRLSEKLPPSDLDAYKVQRLLSFLSLLLEHAHGKRLFLKEGGLRMLIKALEMCLAAASSDAKQLAQKGFSLISWCVPVFKSITLLSECKTRQTPGIVERHVTEDMTAEENCLLLSLLLKFCKVLPVGKELLSCLLVLRLFWSSAKGKDALLSLYLHAKSSSIEEQESEKQFENGLNRDFSLDWKEHPPLLCCWESLLRTPASKDDLPTYAVQGIGILSSGALSFCMDGESVNMERVTAVKYFFGLENDNVAMDGLYEESIESVEELVNLLKASDSSFLPLLDKISLDQIKESARSLMLLLHKPTGTVKADDIMSNIHFPSPTHSSKIHTIEDSGTERIEDYDLNEFGDKFSWECPENLRDSLTQTSLTNKRKISSMEGPNRRIRGDSASTENAIPGAFSRGSVPTIVPSGPTRRDTFRQRKPNTSRPPSMHVDDYVARERSADGSNNPNVIAVPRIGSTSGRPPSIHVDEFMARQRERQNPPGILVTDSAAAQEKAAIPEKQTDAEKSSKSHPMKSDPDDDLQGIDIVFDAEESEPDDKLPFPQPDDNLHQPAPVVVEQNSPRSIVEETEGEVNETSQFSQRGTPVASNADENAQSEFSSRMSVSRPDLPLAREPSITSDRKFSDQYEDMKNFHPKTSTMFASPAAAVSSGVGASAFTKASSSIQVAVDSRMPPNFYSRPTGQQSGVTPPNIGSQGYFDPKMQPPLPPTPPPVTMSSLSQNADRILSQSSPFVSSMIDVQPHLPPGFHVQAEYLSAGASAPMTSSPLPDSKFGRTSLSSPGGPVRPLPPLPPTPPPYTISLSNLSSLTNITSQTPVYNQSVGTNELQQTSNAHSSDVRPGNVSASGPILTTYPPPPLAPPLLFNRHGSVPVSFYGSSSAPYNNEKLPSISQHLPAIHSIPSVTQLQPLQPPQLPRPPQHVRPIVPASPQSEQSVPLLQSPMHMQMQSPQILHQPQVSPAHVYYQTQQQENSLQQQQIEHPLSQVPQQQGDIVTQQQDSGMSLQDFFRSPQAIQSLLSDRDKLCQLLEQHPKLMQMLQERLGHL, encoded by the exons ATGGGTCGACCGGAACCCCATGTTATCTATTCCCACACTTTCAACCACCCCCAACTCGATGAGTATGTAGACGAG GTGTTATTTGCAGAGCCGGTTGTTGTCTCTTCTTGTGAGATTGTTGAACAGAATGCCCCTTCAGCGTGTTCTTCGCTGAAGATTGTGGG GGCCACTTCACCACCCTCATTTGCTTTGGAAGTTTTTGTCCATTGTGAGGGAGAGACAAGGTTTAGGCGTCTATGTCAGCCTTTCTTGTATTCCCATTCTTCATCAAATGTTCTTGAAGTTGAG GCAATTGTTACCAATCATTTGGTTGTACGAGGCAGCTATCGAAGCCTCACCTTGGTTGTATATGGAAACACCACCGAAGATCTTGGCCAATTTAATATAGATGTTGATTTAGATGGCTCTTTGGCTAATACTGTAAGTGTTGTTGAGGGAGACCTTGAAGACCTCCCACCTGCATTGCGTCCAAATAATCTCTCTACTGAGCAAACATTGTCTTCTTTAAAATCATTATCTTTGAAAAGTATTCCTCTGGCTATTCCTCTCGAGCTCAGGCAGTTATTACAACTCACCCTTAGAATGTTGGAATCACCTGAATTTGGAGTCATGAAAAACAAGGTTCTTACTTCCTTATTATCAGTGGCCTCAATCTATGCAACTCCTTGCTTTCCTTCTACAACTACAATGCACGAGCAACTTGGGCTGGATAAGTTGGTTTTTAATCAAGAAGCTCAATTTGCAATTGCTGAAGCCAAAAAAGAGCTTTTGGAGATGTATAATAGCTTTATTTTTCAACCTGGTGACCATTCTGTTGAATTTTCAACTGATGCTATGTTGGTGGAATCTGAGATTGAGGATGCTGCTCCAAAGCAGCTGCTGGACTCCTTAAGCCACTACTTCAAATTTGGTAGTAGTCCTGATGCTGCTTCTCATCGTGAGGTTTCAAAG AGAGAGAACATGGTTCTCTGTTTGAGTCTGGCTCTTTTAGTGTCATCTGCAAGAGAAAGCTGCTATCATTTTGTTAATTCTGGTGGCATGGAGCAGCTTGATTATGCCTTTTCTAGTAGCTTGCTGAACTCTAATGCTCTCAAATTGCTGCACCTTGGAGTTATTGAACAGGCAACTCGTCATTCTGTTGGCTGCGAAGGTTTCCTTGGGTGGTGGCCTCGTGAGGGTGAAAATATACCTTCTGGTACTAGTGAGAGATACAATCAGTTGTTGAAGTTATTGTTATTGCACAATCAGAGGCATGATGTAGCCTCTCTTGCCACTTATATACTTCATCGTTTGCGCTTTTATGAAGTTTCCTCCAGATACGAg TGTTCCATATTGTCTGTCCTGGGAGGTCTTTCTGGCTCTGGTCAGGCTACCAGTGCCACATTGGTGGATATACTTGCCAGTGCTAAAAATCTCCTCAAGAACCTTTTG AAATTAATAAATTCCTCTGGCCCAATTGAAGATCCTTCTCCGGTGGCGTGTGCAAGTAAATCTTTGGTTCTTGGTGACAGTGGGCAATTATTGTATAATTCAACCAGTAACTTGATTACTCAATCAAGTTGTTGCTTTTCTAACAATGACATGGATCAACATTTGCTTTCCCTTCTGAAG GAAAGGGGTTTTTTCCCTTTGTCTGCTGCTCTATTGTCATCTTCTGCTCTATGGTCTCACGCAGCCTGCACGATAGACTTGTTTGTGGATATTTTATCGTACTTTGAGGCCAttgttctttctcttctttctacTCGCTCAG GGTTGATATTTCTTGGTCGTGACCCTGAAGTTGCCACTATAATAATTCATGCCTTAAGGGGTGCTGATACTTGGAAGAAGGAAGAGTCCATTTCCCTTCGACATGCATCTGTCCTAATATCCAAGGGTTACTTTTGTCATCCACGTGATGTTGCTCTGATCATTGAGATGCATTTGAAGGCA ATCACTGCCATAGATCGTTTAGTGACATCAAGTCCAGACTCTGAAGATCTGTTGTGGACGGTATGGCAGCTCTGTAGTCTTTCCAG ATCTGACTGTGGACGCCAAGCTTTGTTGGCTCTGGTTCATTTCCCCGAG GCTCTTTCAGCTTTAATTGCGATACTACACTCAGTCAAGGAATTGGATCCAGTTTCCCCAAATAGTG GAGCTCCACCTTTGAACCTTGCTATCTTTCACTCTACGGCTGAAATTCTTGAGGTCATTGTTTCGGACTCAAGTGCATCTTCTCTGGGGTCTTGGATTGGACATGCTAAAGAACTTCATAGAGTCTTACATTCCTCCTCCCCAGGATCCAGCAAAAAAGATGCTCCTGCAAGGCTTTTGGACTGGATTGATGCTAGTGTGGTGTACCATAGAAGTGGAGCAATTGGTCTTTTACGCTATACTGCAATTTTAGCTTCTGGTGGGGATGCTCACATGGCCTCAACAAGTGTTTTGGCATCTGATGGCATGGATGTTGATAATGTCATTGGGGATTCTTCCTGCACTGATGGTAATATCATAGAGAATATGCTTGGGAAGCGCATCACTGAGAGGGATTTTCCTGGTGTTGTTCTTCGCGACTCATCCATTGTTCAGCTGACGACAGCATTTCGAATTTTGGCGTTCATTTCTGATAATTCG GCTGTCACTGCTGCTCTTTATGATGAAGGCGCTGTCATGGTTATCCATGCAGTTTTGATCAACTGCAGGCTCATGCTTGAGAGGTCCTCAAACATATATG ATTACCTAGTTGATGAGGGTACAGAATGCAATTCAACTTCAGATTTATTGCTGGAACGTAATCGCGAACAGACCCTCCTTGATTTGCTAATTCCTTCTCTGGTGTTGTTGATTAATCTGTTGCAGAAGCTAAAG GAAGCTAAGGAGCAGCACAGGAATACTAAACTATTAAATGCTCTTCTTCAGCTGCACAGAGAAGTGAG TCCAAAGTTAGCTGCCTGTGCAGCCGATATATCCTATCCTTACCCCAGTTTTGCACTTGGGTTTCAAGCGGCTTGCGATCTTCTAGTTTCTGCATTAGCCTGTTGGCCAGTTTATGGTTGGACCCCTGGCCTTTTCAATTTCCTCCTAGATAGTCTTCATGCAACTTCTGTTCTGGCGTTGGGTCCCAAGGAAATCTGTAGTCTGCTTTGCATATTG AATGACTTGTTCGCAGAGGAAGGGGTCTGGCTTTGGGAAAATGGAACACCTACATTGAGTGTCCTGAGAACCTTGGCTGTTAGAACACTATTAGGGCctaagaaggagaaggagattAATTGGTTCTTGCAGACTGGACTACGGGAGAAGCTGCTTGGCCAGTTGAAACCGCACTTGGGCAAAATTGCACAGATTATCCTATGTTGCTCCACCAGT ACATTGGTGGTCATCCAAGACATGCTGCGCGTTTTCATTATTCGCATTGCATGTATAGGCGGTGATAATGCTTCAGTACTTCTACGGCCAATGGTTTTGTGGATTGGTGATCGTCTTTCTGAAAAATTGCCACCGTCTGATTTGGATGCTTACAAG GTCCAGCGACTGCTCTCCTTTCTGTCTCTACTATTAGAGCACGCACATGGAAAG AGGTTATTCTTGAAGGAGGGTGGCCTTAGGATGCTAATCAAGGCTCTAGAAATGTGTTTAGCTGCTGCTAGCTCGGATGCAAAACAGTTAGCTCAGAAAGGGTTTTCCCTTATTAGTTGGTGTGTGCCTGTATTCAAGTCTATTACACTACTTAGTGAATGCAAAACTCGACAAACCCCGGGAATAGTTGAGAG ACACGTCACTGAAGATATGACTGCTGAAGAAAATTGCTTGCTTTTGTCTTTGCTCCTTAAATTTTGCAAG GTCCTACCTGTTGGAAAAGAATTGCTTTCATGCCTGTTAGTATTAAGATTATTTTGGTCATCTGCCAAAGGAAAAGATGCTCTGCTCTCACTTTATCTGCATGCTAAGTCCTCTAGCATCGAGGAGCAGGAATCAGAGAAACAATTTGAAAATGGTCTAAACCGTGATTTTTCTCTAGACTGGAAGGAGCATCCTCCATTGCTATGTTGCTGGGAATCTCTGTTAAGGACACCTGCTTCAAAGGATGATCTACCAACTTATGCTGTTCAGGGCATTGGAATATTATCTTCGGGTGCATTATCTTTCTGCATGGATGGTGAAAG TGTGAACATGGAGAGAGTTACTGCAGTCAAGTACTTCTTCGGGCTTGAAAATGACAATGTTGCAATGGACGGGCTTTATGAAGAGAGCATTGAATCTGTAGAGGAACTTGTTAATTTGTTGAAGGCAAGTGACAGTTCCTTCTTGCCTTTATTGGACAAGATTTCTTTGGATCAG ATTAAGGAGTCAGCAAGATCATTAATGCTTCTTCTGCATAAACCTACTGGCACAGTTAAGGCAGATGATATAATGAGCAATATTCATTTTCCTTCACCTACTCATTCCTCAAAGATTCACACCATTGAAGATAGTGGTACTGAAAGGATTGAGGATTATGATTTAAATGAATTTGGAGACAAGTTTTCATGGGAGTGCCCTGAAAATTTGCGTGATAGTTTGACACAGACTAGTCTTACTAATAAAAGGAAGATCTCCTCAATGGAAGGGCCAAATAGACGCATCAGGGGAGATAGTGCCTCAACTGAGAATGCCATACCAGGTGCATTCTCACGGGGATCTGTACCTACCATTGTTCCTTCAGGTCCTACTCGTAGGGACACTTTCCGCCAGCGCAAGCCTAACACGAGCAGGCCTCCTTCTATGCATGTGGATGACTATGTTGCAAGGGAAAGAAGTGCAGATGGATCTAATAATCCTAATGTAATAGCAGTCCCACGAATAGGATCTACCAGTGGGAGACCACCGTCTATTCACGTGGATGAATTCATGGCTCGGCAAAGAGAACGCCAAAATCCTCCGGGGATCTTGGTTACTGATTCAGCTGCTGCACAAGAGAAAGCAGCAATACCTGAAAAACAAACAGATGCGGAGAAGTCAAGTAAATCTCATCCCATGAAGTCTGATCCCGACGATGATCTCCAGggaattgatattgtatttgaTGCAGAGGAATCTGAACCTGATGATAAACTGCCTTTTCCTCAGCCAGATGATAATCTACACCAACCTGCACCTGTAGTTGTTGAACAAAACTCTCCTCGGTCAATCGTTGAAGAGACAGAAGGCGAGGTGAATGAAACTAGTCAGTTCTCCCAGCGGGGTACACCTGTTGCCTCAAACGCTGATGAAAATGCCCAAAGTGAATTTTCTTCTAGGATGTCGGTTTCTCGTCCCGATCTGCCGTTGGCTCGAGAACCTAGTATAACTTCGGACAGGAAATTCAGTGATCAGTACGAGGACATGAAAAATTTCCATCCTAAAACTTCCACTATGTTTGCTTCGCCTGCAGCAGCAGTTAGTTCTGGTGTAGGTGCTTCTGCATTTACAAAGGCTTCTTCATCTATACAGGTAGCTGTTGATTCTCGAATGCCACCCAACTTCTATTCTAGACCTACTGGTCAGCAAAGTGGAGTTACTCCCCCAAACATTGGTTCCCAGGGATATTTTGACCCGAAAATGCAGCCACCATTACCTCCAACTCCGCCTCCTGTGACAATGTCATCCTTGTCTCAGAATGCTGATCGCATTTTGAGCCAATCTTCTCCATTTGTTAGCTCTATGATAGATGTCCAACCTCATTTACCACCAGGCTTCCAT GTTCAAGCTGAGTATTTATCAGCTGGTGCTTCAGCCCCTATGACGTCCAGTCCTTTGCCAGATTCAAAGTTCGGTCGGACTTCACTTTCTTCACCTGGGGGACCTGTTAGGCCTCTTCCACCACTTCCTCCAACTCCGCCCCCATATACAATTAGCCTTTCTAATTTATCGTCATTAACGAATATAACTTCCCAGACTCCAGTTTATAATCAAAGTGTTGGAACTAATGAGCTTCAGCAGACCTCCAATGCACATTCAAGTGATGTTCGACCAGGTAATGTTTCAGCATCTGGTCCCATTTTAACAACTTATCCTCCACCTCCATTAGCACCACCCTTGTTATTCAATAGACATGGATCAGTGCCTGTTAGTTTTTATGGAAGCAGTTCAGCTCCATATAACAATGAAAAGCTCCCTAGCATCTCACAACATCTTCCTGCCATTCACTCTATACCATCCGTCACCCAGCTGCAGCCACTCCAGCCCCCTCAACTTCCTCGTCCTCCACAACATGTTAGGCCAATTGTTCCAGCTTCGCCCCAGTCAGAGCAAAGTGTTCCTTTGCTACAAAGCCCCATGCACATGCAAATGCAATCACCACAGATCTTGCATCAACCTCAAGTTTCTCCAGCTCATGTGTACTACCAGACCCAACAGCAGGAGAATTCGTTACAACAGCAACAAATAGAACATCCTCTTTCTCAAGTACCACAGCAGCAAGGTGATATTGTCACCCAGCAACAAGATTCTGGGATGTCATTACAAGATTTTTTTAGATCTCCACAAGCTATTCAG TCTCTCTTGAGTGACCGTGACAAACTCTGCCAGCTATTAGAACAACATCCAAAGTTGATGCAGATGCTTCAG GAGAGATTGGGCCATCTCTAA
- the LOC107014319 gene encoding kunitz trypsin inhibitor 2 produces the protein MKINQLFFPFLIVAISFNSLLSSAAESPPEVVDIDGKILRTGVDYYILPVVRGRGGGLTMDSIGDKICPLDAVVQEHNEIDQGLPLTFTPVDPKKGVIRESTDLNIIFSANSICVQTTQWKLDDFDETTGQYFITLGGNQGNPGVETISNWFKIEKYDRDYKLLYCPTVCDFCKVICRDIGIFIQDGVRRLALSDVPFKVMFKKA, from the coding sequence ATGAAGATCAACCAACTTTTCTTTCCCTTCCTCATTGTAGCCATCTCTTTTAACTCTTTACTCTCCTCAGCTGCTGAATCCCCACCGGAAGTAGTCGACATTGATGGAAAGATACTCCGTACAGGCGTCGATTACTACATTTTACCGGTGGTACGTGGCAGAGGTGGTGGACTCACCATGGACAGTATTGGTGATAAAATTTGTCCACTTGATGCTGTTGTCCAAGAACATAATGAGATTGATCAAGGCCTCCCATTGACATTCACACCCGTTGATCCAAAGAAAGGTGTGATTCGCGAATCGACTGatttaaacatcattttttCAGCAAATTCTATTTGTGTTCAAACAACACAATGGAAGCTAGATGACTTTGATGAAACAACAGGACAATACTTTATTACGCTTGGTGGAAATCAAGGAAACCCTGGTGTGGAAACTATAAGTAATTGGTTCAAGATTGAGAAATACGATCGCGATTATAAGCTGCTATATTGTCCTACAGTATGTGATTTCTGCAAAGTCATTTGTAGAGATATTGGCATATTCATTCAGGATGGAGTTAGACGTTTGGCTTTGAGTGATGTCCCATTTAAGGTCATGTTTAAGAAAGCTTAG
- the LOC107013077 gene encoding pentatricopeptide repeat-containing protein At2g22410, mitochondrial-like — MFQNSEKLVVNVTTLKRLLDKCINHENLIKQIHAQSITLGLLTQSHQSFACKLFNIYAKLNKPVAAHKVFDQIPQPDIVSWSCLLSLHLQLQQPTKAFYLFTSLLVSTSLKPDSHSIVAALSACARSRDLCNGKTVHAMVYKFLNRPEPIVGNALIDMYSRTERILLARRVFDSMHVKDIATWTSLLNGFVVSGEIESAWKLFEEMSYRNAISWTVMIVGCVRGKEPVWALELFKRMREEGDDSPTSITIVAVLSGCADIGALDFGRSIHGYVNKVAGSAMDVGVNNALIDMYAKSGDLDFAMMIFRGMIKKDAFSWTSMILGLALHSRGRNALEFFDEMLESGVTANEITYLSVLSACSHAGLVNEGKELFNRLKNDVSCATKIEHYGCLVDLLGRAGHLDEAVRLIQQMPMKPDAVIWRSLLSASAMNRNLELAEMAAGKALELEPHDDGVYVLLWNLYNSGNMLEHASRTVKMMRDQRIKKKPGCSWIEINGILHEFMAEPSRQHVYDGIYRVLDTILKQSKLFATPAEL, encoded by the coding sequence ATGTTTCAAAACAGTGAGAAACTGGTAGTAAATGTTACAACTTTGAAACGGCTACTAGACAAATGTATAAACCATGAGAATTTGATCAAGCAAATTCATGCTCAGTCCATCACATTGGGTCTCTTAACCCAATCTCATCAATCTTTTGCCTGcaaattatttaacatatatgCCAAACTGAACAAACCAGTTGCTGCCCATAAGGTGTTTGATCAAATTCCCCAACCAGATATTGTCTCCTGGAGTTGTCTTTTGTCTCTGCATTTGCAATTACAACAGCCCACTAAAGCGTTTTATCTGTTCACTAGCTTACTGGTTTCAACTTCTCTAAAACCTGATTCCCATTCCATAGTTGCAGCTCTCTCAGCTTGTGCTCGCTCGCGAGACCTGTGTAATGGCAAAACGGTGCATGCTATGGTCTATAAATTTCTTAATCGACCTGAACCTATTGTGGGTAATGCTCTGATCGATATGTATAGCCGCACGGAGAGAATCTTGTTGGCTCGACGTGTATTCGATAGTATGCATGTTAAGGATATAGCTACTTGGACTAGTTTGCTCAATGGGTTTGTAGTTTCTGGGGAAATCGAGTCTGCTTGGAAGTTGTTTGAGGAAATGTCCTACAGGAATGCCATCTCGTGGACTGTGATGATTGTGGGATGTGTACGTGGTAAAGAACCGGTTTGGGCATTGGAACTGTTTAAGAGAATGAGGGAGGAAGGTGATGATAGCCCGACCTCAATTACAATAGTTGCTGTGTTATCTGGTTGTGCTGATATTGGAGCTCTGGATTTTGGAAGGTCTATTCATGGATATGTAAACAAGGTAGCTGGTTCTGCTATGGATGTTGGCGTAAATAATGCCCTGATTGATATGTATGCTAAAAGTGGGGATCTTGATTTTGCTATGATGATTTTTAGGGGAATGATAAAGAAGGATGCTTTCTCGTGGACTAGTATGATTTTAGGATTGGCACTTCACAGTAGAGGAAGAAATGCCCTCGAGTTTTTTGATGAGATGTTGGAATCTGGTGTGACTGCAAATGAGATAACTTACCTCTCAGTTCTATCTGCTTGTAGCCATGCTGGATTAGTTAACGAGGGCAAAGAATTATTCAACCGGCTGAAGAATGATGTTAGTTGTGCAACTAAGATAGAACATTATGGATGTCTGGTGGACCTCCTTGGTCGTGCTGGTCATTTGGATGAAGCAGTGCGGTTAATTCAACAAATGCCAATGAAACCAGATGCTGTCATATGGAGATCACTTCTGAGTGCTTCTGCCATGAATAGAAATTTGGAATTAGCTGAAATGGCTGCCGGGAAAGCACTTGAACTAGAACCTCACGATGACGGGGTGTATGTACTGCTATGGAATTTGTACAACTCTGGTAATATGTTGGAACATGCTTCCAGGACTGTGAAGATGATGAGAGATCAAAGAATCAAGAAAAAGCCTGGTTGTAGTTGGATTGAAATTAACGGAATTCTTCATGAATTTATGGCCGAACCTTCCAGACAACATGTCTATGATGGTATTTACAGGGTGTTAGATACAATTCTAAAGCAATCAAAACTTTTTGCTACTCCTGCAGAATTGTAG
- the LOC114076420 gene encoding uncharacterized protein LOC114076420 — MADNVMESKVDVFGEIFSRLPLNCVVQCKLLNQNFKSMISNSEFAQLLLQRHKNTSTQLIYTEYDGGARRRFEKISLNPITQSESSIPDYMDILASCNGLILIDFEQVSRYCVFNPVTGEHQLIPYPMRYPNGIGKIGLAVDYPNPDQYKLVTVSSFFENSNRLYKFHLLSSEQPGLWREIQLRTNNVRSLAYGSRAVYWRGSLYFLRTDGSVLAFDTNKEEAILIDRPEFLDNFDHTYGKILIGPSIWLGKAQGLLTLVCAYRMHIVIATYGSTKRRWTVSHKFANFILGPRVFIHGFPLWIENKHVSFLVQRPLTLNYDLYEHNTNINGYEHATVLHGVNSLMYYFHPTLASAHHTPSDNIDADDQELIDANLDDIRRFIIEDIPFQEESSSESSSSSSSEGEQEEEAAAGEGGEEEIV, encoded by the exons ATGGCAGATAATGTTATGGAATCTAAGGTAGATGTCTTTGGGGAAATCTTCTCCCGCTTGCCCTTGAATTGTGTGGTTCAATGTAAACTTTTAAACCAGAATTTTAAAAGTATGATTTCTAATTCTGAGTTTGCCCAATTATTGCTCCAACGTCATAAAAACACTTCTACACAACTCATCTATACAGAATATGATGGAGGAGCACGAAGAAGATTCGAAAAAATCTCCTTAAACCCAATCACTCAATCTGAGTCGAGTATACCTGATTATATGGATATATTGGCCTCATGTAATGGTCTCATTCTCATTGACTTTGAACAAGTTAGTCGTTACTGTGTTTTTAATCCCGTGACTGGAGAGCACCAATTGATACCATACCCAATGCGCTATCCAAATGGTATAGGAAAAATAGGTCTAGCGGTTGATTACCCGaatccagatcaatacaaattGGTAACCGTCAGTAGCTTTTTTGAAAATTCCAACAGGTTATACAAATTTCACCTACTTTCATCGGAGCAACCTGGCTTGTGGCGAGAAATCCAACTGAGAACCAATAATGTCCGATCTTTAGCTTATGGTAGTCGAGCTGTTTATTGGCGCGGTTCTCTGTATTTCCTTAGAACGGACGGTAGTGTTTTAGCTTTTGATACGAACAAAGAAGAGGCTATACTAATTGACCGTCCTGAGTTTCTTGATAATTTTGATCACACCTATGGTAAAATTTTGATTGGTCCGAGTATATGGCTAGGGAAGGCGCAAGGTTTACTTACCCTTGTATGCGCTTACAGAATGCACATAGTCATTGCTACTTATGGCAGTACAAAGAGACGTTGGACGGTTTCCCACAAATTTGCCAACTTTATTTTAGGTCCGCGAGTCTTTATTCATGGCTTCCCATTATGGATCGAAAACAAGCATGTGTCTTTTCTGGTACAACGTCCCTTGACACTGAATTATGATCTATACGAGCATAATACTAATATCAATGGGTACGAACATGCTACAGTGTTGCACGGAGTTAATTCTCTAATGTATTACTTCCATCCAACGTTAGCCAGTGCCCATCACACACCCTCCGATAATATAGATGCTGATGATCAGGAGCTTATCGATGCAAATTTGGATGACATCAGAAGATTTATCATCGAAG ATATTCCCTTCCAAGAAGAAAGTTCATCtgaatcatcatcatcatcgtcgtcagagggagaacaagaagaagaagcagcggcaggagaaggaggagaagaagaaatagTGTAA